A window of Daucus carota subsp. sativus chromosome 2, DH1 v3.0, whole genome shotgun sequence genomic DNA:
TGGGGTAGGGCTAGGCCTCCAATATTGCTCCCCCTTAAAGCTAAGAATAATCATGTTGTCAGTCTTGATTTGTTTCAAGTCTTTTTAATAATCATAATCTTATTTTACTAGCTTGCTATTCATCCAAGCAAAAGTAATCTTGACATCAATTTGGTAGCTTATTTGCATCACCCTTAATATTCCTCTCCATCGCTGCAGATGATGATTTAATTCTATGCATATGGCCATGCATGTTGTAATACTCGTAGTTTGTTCAGGGTTTAATTATTCAGACCACATATGATGTGTAAATTAGATTTTCAAAGATTTGTTCGGACCTTTGTAGCTATTTACCATCATATTTAGCATGACTCAATCTATTAACAATGTGTATGTTTGGCAATAGCAAAGAAGtacttttttgattttattttcctTGActcatttgtgtaaaaaagcCACAAGCATTTGTAAAAAGTTACAAACGTTAActtttgtttcacgacttctacttatttctcaaacattttaataatttacaagTCTTAACTTACTTCTCATttttactccacttctttattctaagtaagaaatcacttcttttaaccTCACCTAAACggtcaataattttatttgaaaattgatttgtgatttataaattaaggtTAGGAGTATTGGAATAGGACTCGAaataagtactccctccatcccattatAAGTGTCcattttgccaaaaaaaaaaatctcaaaatatgtgtcatactcttaAACCCATGCAATTTTTTCACTAGTTCCaatatagtactccctctgttttttttatatgacacttttgacttgAACGCGTATttttaggtgggttgaccgggtagtaaaaaatattatttttaattgattttttttgtgaattaaaattttgattacatatttttattcagaaaaagaaaatttcaaaaataatacttttaactacccggtcaaagcacttaaaagtgtgtgataaaaagtcaaacgtcatatattaaaaaacggagggagtattaaatacaGCGAACAAGCCCCTCATAGATTCATTAATGCATTAATGAGGCATATGAATGTATAGTAGAGGTGGCAATATGGATGCAAAACcattaaaccaatccaaaccaaaccaaaattgtgaatttggatccatttgaaatcacatttagaaaaatggatttggtttggtttttagtctcacatttctcacaaaatataGTTCTAACCACATTTGATCTCACTTTTAAGATTTCTTATAACTTTCCACACACACTATAaggttccttttcttttctttctttctttttgctaattatCACACATGCACATCCCATCCCATGATTCGAACTCATGACCTTACTTGGAAAAGCCAAGAGCTTAAACCACTCCATCaactcacacactcacacatgcttttgttatatttagtattcattatattgtgatttgagtgtattaacttttgtttattatataaaacttatttttacttactaaactagttacccataattcaaactaaaaccataaccacatttattaatatatggtttagaaatggttttggttcatctatccaaaccaaatccattttataagaaccaaaaccaaaccaaaaccacATTTTGCCACCTCTAATGTATAGTATAATTTGAAGTGAAGAAAGGTCAAAATAAAGAGTCTTTAAGTAAGTGTAATGCTATGCGTAATTAATATCGATAAAAACCAAGGTGAATAGGTGTGTGAAGATAATGATGAAACCATTAGTTGTTTCTTtatatgtgtgaaatttgcaaagtggacacttaaaatgggatggagggagtattaaaaaacACATATCATTTTAATTTGTGATGCTTAGTGTGCATATTGATAGTTCATTGCATTTATAAGAATTGAATCGATGAGAAATTGACAAACTCATCTTTTCgaaaatttttagaattttttaaatactaTAACATTTTTATTCTTTACACGCACAGATATAGCCATTAGGTACACTCTCAATTTTACTATACCCACTCTCGAATTATTAACTGCACTCTACTTCAtgacttttatatattatttttttactttctgGGCCCCAGTGTTGCCGTGGAGGGATTGCTGATGTGGCCGTTGCCATGTCAGCACTTTGCTGATGTCGTGGAGACGTCATGCTGATGTGGCGGTTTAGGTGGCCTCGCAGCTAACATGACAGCTAAATTGGGAGTCTGGGTGGCCCCCCAATGTTAATGTGGCAGCCTAGTTGGAAACACCCCCCTCCAATGCTGACGTGGCGAGTGACGTGGTGTCTGGGTGGGTTCATTGCCAGCGTGACATTTGGGTAGAATGTGTAAGATTTGGAAAATTGATGTGCCAACTagggtgtgtatatatattgtaagttttaaaaggCATAAAgaggttaaatggcgttttggtcactcaactgaccggaaacttGCAGTTGGGTCATCCAgctgaaaaaaatttcaatcacatcattatactcttaaaaattttcattcaggtcactggccgttacactccgttaaaaatttgacggaaagtTGACTAAGTTTCATaacttggcttaaataaatccaccgtggcatgtacagtcagctgaatcggcattttggtcactcaactgactgcAAACTTGCAAtagggtcatcaaactcaaaataatttcatttAGGTCATTAAAAGCTATCATGTAGCACCTTTTTTCCTCTCttaaaaatttcgaaacttattaacaaatgaaacaaatacacacacctaaaatcaataatttcacccacaaaaaattaatctttgtttatctcttattgttttatatattttaaggcCATTTTAGAAAAACTCATTAAATTTTTGATGGATTTTtccacaatgaccaaaagatatataaaatggCAATAGATTAATAAGCATGaagttttcttgaatgaaatCATTAATGATAATGTGTGTGTTTTGTTGTAAAGAGGTGTCGTAGGAGAGCACTTGATGTTGTTATGGGAGAGCTCTTCGTCCGGTTTCTTTTCAGTTTTTAATAGATATAATGATAAGTGATCAGAATGAAAGTTTCATTAGTCTGATGACCAAATTGTAAGTTTCGAGCTAGTTGAGTGATCAAAGCGTCATTTCAAGTGACTATACATGCCACgatggatttatttaagccaaaTCACGAAGCTTGATCAGTtctccgtcaaatttttaacgtaGTGTAACGGttagtgacctgaatgaaaatttttaagagtataatgatgtgactgaaagctttttgagttggatgatccAATTGCAAAtttccggtcagttgagtgaccaaaacacCATTTAACCCAGATATAAAGAGATCTTTGATCATTTTAGTTTTAGAGTTTTAGACTAatattagtttgtatttgatcatgttTATATATTGacgttatgtatatttttttaataggaATATGTTTTGCTTATACGATGACTCGATGAGATTCACAAGACACTTGACGTAGGAGCTTCTTTAATCTAGTGGTTTTAAAACAACGTCGAGTCAAGTTGCTTATGCAAACTACATTCGagtaaaaattatagttgataGTTACTGTTCTTGGAGCTCGTTTGGCTGAATTTATGACTCATGAGTCCGTATGAGTCCGTGTTGatcataatttattcaaaatctGATTAGCAGCGAGTTGGGTGTGATGATAAGTTTGCTTATGTTCTATTCAATACTTGATTAGTAGCTAACTGGTGTGTGATCATGAACTTGCATATAAATCTTAGATAATGGTCCAAAATAATCGTAACATGCTATCAATGGAACGAAAATGAATGGATCATAATAGGACGAGAGATTTATTCACCAGAGACTATAACTTCCTATGTTAGTATTTTATAGTGAAAAAATTTGCTAATTATATGATGCATGTCAATATTGTGAACTCATGTATATCATAGTATTATACAGTGATAATCAATTGTGAAGTCTCTGCTACGGAGACAAACAAAAAGGCCGGTAAATTCAACAACCGGCAAAAGGCAAAGGGGGACGTAAAGTCAGTtattatacataataataatCAATATACTCCGACCGAGTAGCTCTACTACGTACACAAATTTGTAATCAAAAACTTTTCAAGGATGAAACCGATGCGATGTCATTTTTAAGGTTAGATGAAGAGTGGGGTCAGCCCTACCGGGGTCCGCAACAGTGAGAATGTGGGCTCTAATTAGCTTGCTGAGCTTGCTTGTTTTAATGTAATTCCATAATTGCATTTAAAAAGTCCTTAAGGACAGAGAAAAGACAGGACCCAATGGAcgtttgttactccctccgtccctttttatctgtccattttggagaaaaaaaacacataccaaggaataattgattgtatgaactttttcattaaatacctctaattaatatcttgaaaatggtggaatactcctactttatgtcttgaaaacatgaattcaaccaagttttaaataagtcaagccttgaaaattgaaattatggagatatatttgaaaaactatcattaaattagttttgaaagtataaatggacagataaatagggacaaatttttaccatccaaagtggacagataaatagggacggagggagtatttttttatatatattcttcccTGCTCAGAGCTCTACTAGTTAGTTCCAAATTACATTATAAGTTGTTTTATTGAAGCCATGGGACATCACTCTTGCTGCAACCAGCAGAAGGTGAAGAGAGGGCTTTGGTCACCCGAGGAAGATGAGAAGCTCATCAGATATATCACCAACAATGGCTATGGCTGCTGGAGTGAAGTCCCTGAGAAAGCTGGCCAGTCTCCTTacccttttttatttatttttacgtGTTTTCTATGTTTGTATTGTTCTGCAGCAGACAGAATAATTGTGAACCGTGCATCTGAATAATGTTGTTAGTGTTGCAGGGCTTCAAAGATGTGGCAAGAGTTGTAGGCTGAGATGGATCAACTATTTGAGACCCGACATCAGGAGGGGAAGGTTTACGCCTGAAGAGGAGAAGCTGATTATCAGCCTTCACAGTGCTGTTGGAAACAGGTTGGTTTAGTTTCATTAGTAACTTACACACATTGTCTTACACTCCttattcatttttctttctaCTGGAATAGATCAAGTGATTAAGAGCTTATTTACTGTCCTGGGTTCGACCCCGGCTCATCCCAAGAATTTATttgaacagatactaatttgtacaCTAGAGGAATATGATCACTTGAAAGAATACTAACAATTTTAGCATATTCTTTGGTTTTGGACCTAGTACAATGTACCATCTGTGATATGGCTAATTATACGTAAATTAGTAACTAGTACGTATGCGTGCTGTACCTAAACGTAGCAGTACGTATAATTGAGTTGCTTTCGAATTAGTTTCTTTGGCAGAATTGGAGCATCTGTCTATTAAGAGTTGTTAAAAGGGTTATTATCAGAGGTTGATGACTACATGTGTTtccttaaaattaaattaacaacTTCTAATCTACACGTTTAGGCTCTACTGTTAACGTGTTTTTCAAGTCATGTCGTTTGATCCATCTATAGACTATAATACATTGCTTATACACGTATATGCAGATGGGCTCACATAGCTAGTCACTTGCCTGGAAGAACAGACAATGAAATCAAGAATTACTGGAACTCATGGATCAAGAAGAAGATTCGAAAGCCTAATCCATCATCGACTAACATTGTCACTCCTCTTCCTCCTCCGCCCCCTCCTCCTAATACAATCACAACAAATACTACTATTCAGCCATCGCAATTTAACTACAATTCCACGAACCAACTAGACTTTTTGACTCAAGATTTTGAAGCCAAACCACAATTCCTTCAAGAAAACACCCTATTCTCCTCCCAGAGCCCTATATTTATGTTTGAAACCACTACCTCATTCAACGCGACTCATGGTGATGATATCAGCCTAAGGAACGAGTCGACCTTTTTCCATAGTGCCACAGATATGCAATCCGATCAACCTTGGAACCATCAGCAGCAACTAATGCTCCCACCAGCAATTCTCCCATCTTTCACCACTACAGCTAACCTGGACTCAATTTATCTGCCACCAATGATAGACAATACAGACGTGGTTCAATCGAAGAATAACACGACTGATTATGTGGAAAGGGAGAACAATGTAGCATTAGCTGAGCTGAATGAATGGGTTGAAATCACTCAGCAATCAGCATGTCCAAGTTATCTATTTTGGGAAAATACAGCTTTTGGAGAGGAAGAAACGGTGACAAACTACAATCCGGACATGGGAGCTCTGTTGACATCCTTTTCTTCGTCTTTATAAATTGCATGGTGTTAATTCAGAGTTGATTAGTACTGATAAactgtttgtgtgtgtttttttttttatctttttctcTGGGGGATGGGACAATaagctaattttttaatttaattattactcTCGATTGAGGACTTTGTGAGGGTAAATCAAGCTCAAGCATAAGCATACATGCATGCAGTGTTTCTTGATCATATGTAAGAATGGCAATGCCTTCAAGGACATATCATCTGTCAACATATACGGAATGAACAATAATGTTGTTTTTGTATTATTTTCTTCGGGATATTGGAAGAGTGCTATCTGATGTATTCTATCGTAACCGTGGAATTAAAGAATAGGATGTGTATAGCGGCCAATGACTTAGTAgaacaaattttaattgttaattaatgaCTATTATATACTTCCCCTGTctcttccatttctttacatttttccAAATATGGTCAATGAGTCctaccacttctccacttttctttctttttcacactacttttactccactatctcccttttatacattaaaaatcagtgggtcccaccacttcacccacttttctttcttttttcaactactttattcatatttcttaacctccgtgcccaacccattcgataagaaatgggagggacggagggagtagctaaCTGTTTAGTTATTAAACTGCTTTATTAATGACTATTATAGCTAACTGTTATTAGTCTGCATTTGTCATAGAAAATGACTTGCTATTTTTAATTCAACACTATATTATGTCAAGCTATTATGCATGTAACAATAAAACGATAAAGAAATGTAAAAGAGACACTAAGACATCTTAGCCAAGTTAGACCCCTAGTTTTAATACGTCCTGGTCCTTTATCAACTTGGtaagataatatattattactgaaaaatCTAATAATTACCGAATAATAATATACATCTCATTTTTTCTCTGTCACTGAAAATAGCTTGACGTTATCCTAAGTTGACAGTAAATAGCTCGACACTAACTTCGCATTGCAACCCGTTTCTTGAGAATCTGAATTCATTTAGCTCCACTCCTTGAATGCTTTCATAAGTTGAACCCTACGCATTGATGAACTAGTGTAACACTAATCTACCCCGCTTTCTTGTTCAAACTCTACAACATTTACTCACTTTTCGTTgggaataataaataaatacacaaCAATGAacaattatatatgattaacaAGAACATGCGGTGCAAATGacgaaagaaaacaaaaaagtcaaaaacaagatataaATTAGAGACcgaaaaataattagaaaagaAGAAATCTTGTCTTTtactttctcagaaaagaaatatttaacaaCTGAGTCGCCAAACCTTTCGAAGAAGACTTGAATGTTCGCTGTGACGAGTAGACACGACAAATATCAACAGCAACTATCAATTCGATTCGCTTGAAAACAATTActggaaaaaatatatttaacaacTGAGTCGTCAAACCCTTCGAACTTGGATTCGCTCAATTCAATTCGCTTCAAAACAATTACAACTATATGTTTTGCATGAGAGGGAGAGTTGATAGgctcaggtggtatatcataTATGAGTATTTGTCACACTAAAACCATACACACCCACATATTTTAATAGTTGTATACTAGCTAGTCTTGCACATGATGCTATATAAAGCACACTACCTCTCTTAACAAGTTCAATATGGATTAAACCTACACAGTCCATTTTAAACTATCCATTTcaacttaatttatttatgtattccTCTAAAAAAATGTCttaaatatagatataaaaatttgaattcttATATTAAGAAACAACCTTCAATCATTAATTTCGAGAAATTACATCAAGAATCCATTATTCCTCAAAAAAATTTTTCAATATTGTATACATTAAGAGcatagttttttcaaaattagaacATTTTGAAGTATTTGACAAGTTAATTTACATCATTTTACTTGATGAAAATTTGTATAACATATTCAAAATTAATGGGttatttcatataaataaacTCTCTCCGagcaataattaaaaatatattaatatgatcgttacattataaaatggagcgatatatattattattgttataaccCTGAATTTTCATTGAGACAAAAAACATACCAAGCGTAATTTTTTTTGCTTGCTCAAAAtctcatttatatgaaatttaattaGAAACTGATGAACGTATACTTTTATATATAGTCCCCGTGCTGTttctgacttctgcttttttaaatccgtttgtgtaaataagtataaACACTTTTGAGAAGTTCACAATGTTAGTTTCGCTCTCAAaatttttacttcttttttccatacattttattaacttatttatttttcacttcTATTTCacctatttattttaaacaaaaagtcatttttttaacaattgCCCAAACGACCCCATAATACTTCaccttttcttaattttttttatagaagtgATTTGTTCTGCATTTTCTACACTTTTTACTGTTAATAGATATTTATTAAATCTtccataaattatataacttaatatttataagaacaaaaatttaataaattatatactttaaaagaaacaataatatcaaaaaaaaaattaagtcgaTAAGTGTCGGTATCACTTGTGAACAATAATTTGAAACTtttgctatcaaaggttgtgtACTTGTGTAAAACACATCTACACGAGCGTATCGTCAGGTGTGGAAGTAATCATCGTGATTTGGAAGAGCTGAGCTGATGCAAAGCTAAGCTAAGTTTTGTTCTAATTGAGGGGAGTGTGCAATTTTGGTGATTACATGCTCTCCTTGTACCCCATTTTTATACCCATgactaaatttaattttcatcaATATCTCTAAATCTTCTGTCCACATCCACTTTTTCTCCTCATTTATTAGTACTACCCAGCTCCAGATCTGATGGGTTTTCACCTATATCTGCTGAAAGTGagtaaagattcaatctttatgTGTAAACACTGAAAAACCCTTTTGTCATATGTTTATTTAGTTTTGGGTTTTTAGTATGATGAAAGTTTCTCAAAAAGATACAGAGAAATTTGTCTGGGATCATATGAGGAACACTCCAGGGACACCTATGTCTGTGACTCAATCACAGACTAGAGCTTTGCCAAAGCTGTTGGTTTGGTTAATAGTGTTTGTTACAGCTACTTATATTGTTTATACTCTTAAGCTTGTGATTAATTCTCCTTCTTGTGATGATGAGATTTTTCCTGCAATTAGTCATACAAGTATTTCTCTTCACAC
This region includes:
- the LOC108208510 gene encoding transcription factor MYB86, whose protein sequence is MGHHSCCNQQKVKRGLWSPEEDEKLIRYITNNGYGCWSEVPEKAGLQRCGKSCRLRWINYLRPDIRRGRFTPEEEKLIISLHSAVGNRWAHIASHLPGRTDNEIKNYWNSWIKKKIRKPNPSSTNIVTPLPPPPPPPNTITTNTTIQPSQFNYNSTNQLDFLTQDFEAKPQFLQENTLFSSQSPIFMFETTTSFNATHGDDISLRNESTFFHSATDMQSDQPWNHQQQLMLPPAILPSFTTTANLDSIYLPPMIDNTDVVQSKNNTTDYVERENNVALAELNEWVEITQQSACPSYLFWENTAFGEEETVTNYNPDMGALLTSFSSSL